In a genomic window of Insulibacter thermoxylanivorax:
- a CDS encoding RNA polymerase sigma factor, translated as MEKEGNEIQDIGQKDWIQAVLEGGPEHFRPFVQAYGPYIYRTVFAVLQSPHDAEDVTQEVLLQIYRSLPEYRMEGWKTWITRIAVHRAIDYKRKKMRRPELFQDSELLEGQDAAPDAEKEALQRVQRQQVHALIDQLPPNYREVIAAYYIEDKSYEEIAEAAGLEKKSVESRLYRARNWIKRRWRREDFE; from the coding sequence GTGGAAAAGGAGGGGAACGAGATTCAGGACATTGGGCAAAAAGATTGGATCCAAGCGGTGCTGGAAGGCGGGCCCGAGCATTTTCGGCCTTTCGTCCAGGCTTATGGTCCATACATATACAGAACCGTCTTCGCCGTGCTGCAGTCGCCCCATGATGCGGAGGATGTGACCCAGGAGGTGCTGCTCCAAATCTATCGTTCCCTCCCGGAATACAGGATGGAAGGATGGAAGACATGGATCACCCGCATCGCCGTCCATCGCGCCATCGATTATAAGCGGAAGAAGATGCGCAGGCCGGAGCTGTTTCAGGACAGCGAACTGCTCGAGGGGCAGGATGCGGCGCCGGATGCAGAGAAGGAAGCACTCCAGAGGGTGCAGCGGCAGCAGGTCCATGCGCTGATCGACCAACTGCCGCCCAATTATCGCGAAGTGATCGCTGCTTATTATATAGAAGACAAATCTTACGAAGAGATCGCTGAAGCTGCGGGACTGGAGAAGAAGAGCGTGGAATCACGGCTGTACCGGGCCCGCAACTGGATCAAACGACGCTGGAGGAGGGAGGATTTCGAATGA